From Cognatishimia activa, one genomic window encodes:
- a CDS encoding DUF6455 family protein, giving the protein MTKHVNLKRHIYLFDMMAEKLGHDLEVAVIDGEISPEEIVEASFRCSDCAKSSTCEAALPLAREMSEPYDFCRNHALFERLNPND; this is encoded by the coding sequence ATGACCAAACATGTGAATCTGAAACGACATATTTACCTTTTTGACATGATGGCCGAGAAACTCGGGCATGATCTGGAAGTGGCTGTTATCGATGGGGAAATTTCTCCTGAGGAAATCGTTGAAGCCTCCTTCAGGTGCTCCGATTGCGCTAAGTCATCCACTTGCGAAGCGGCGCTGCCGTTGGCGCGTGAGATGTCAGAACCCTATGATTTCTGCCGAAATCACGCACTTTTTGAGCGTTTAAATCCAAACGACTGA
- a CDS encoding AsmA family protein, with protein MRIIKILLSVIVILVLTVVGLVFVLPGEKIAGLAADQVKGQTGRDLTFDGEVKFSLYPSLGVSTGAVALSNADWSDKGPMFEAEGAKIGVDLMALIRGNIEIKNIELVSPKILLEQDGRGHANWDLFPSSEDTSAAEASEATSGAGFTLDKLTVSDATIQYLDGAGLDVALREVDASLEWGGSEATVSISAKPSSETVTVDAEIADLNSLLDGGISQVVGDIKAAGNEVHFEGRASMVPEIQGAAKASLPNPDAFMAALGLEPAGVPATEFAGDITLTKAQLFSLRGGKISLAGTAFDADADIDLAAKPVVTANIRAGDLNMESFTGGPDSEASQESTESDWSKDVIDASALALFDGTITVSAQSLSTGTLNFGTSRMTIDVDNARAVATLQRLDGYDGVITGQFVANNRNGLSVGGKVNVEGMELKELLNDFAEIDRFTGKADAQIGFLASGNSLHRIMNSLQGDGQMTVGRGTIAGIDLDQLFRGTPSGGTTVFDNMAASWMISEGILTNNDLLMDLPNVQAKGAGTVGLGPQNIDYTFTPQIKNDTDTGLAIPVRVKGPWADPKIWPDLEAVVNQNFEEEKKQLEEKAKQAVADKLGVTAEEGQSLEDAAKKKLEEEAGKQLLKLFGGN; from the coding sequence ATGCGGATCATCAAAATCTTACTGTCTGTCATTGTGATCCTTGTGCTGACCGTTGTCGGCTTGGTGTTTGTGCTTCCCGGTGAGAAAATCGCCGGGCTGGCAGCGGATCAAGTAAAGGGGCAAACGGGACGAGATCTGACCTTTGATGGAGAGGTGAAGTTCAGCCTTTATCCATCGCTTGGCGTCTCGACTGGTGCAGTTGCACTTAGCAATGCGGATTGGTCAGATAAGGGCCCGATGTTTGAAGCTGAGGGCGCGAAGATCGGTGTGGATTTGATGGCGCTCATCAGGGGCAATATCGAGATCAAGAATATCGAACTTGTCAGTCCAAAGATCTTACTTGAACAGGATGGGCGAGGGCATGCCAATTGGGATCTGTTTCCAAGTTCAGAAGACACCTCAGCGGCAGAGGCCTCTGAGGCGACATCCGGTGCAGGCTTCACGCTCGACAAGCTCACAGTGTCGGATGCGACAATTCAATATCTCGATGGTGCGGGATTGGATGTCGCTCTGAGGGAAGTGGATGCATCTTTAGAGTGGGGCGGAAGCGAAGCGACCGTGAGCATCAGTGCGAAGCCTTCTTCTGAAACTGTGACCGTTGATGCAGAGATCGCTGATTTGAATAGCCTGCTTGATGGCGGCATCAGCCAGGTGGTTGGTGATATCAAAGCTGCTGGGAACGAAGTGCATTTTGAGGGGCGTGCCTCCATGGTGCCCGAAATTCAGGGGGCCGCTAAAGCTTCGCTGCCAAATCCAGATGCCTTTATGGCTGCACTGGGTCTTGAACCAGCAGGAGTTCCAGCAACGGAATTCGCAGGAGATATCACATTGACCAAAGCGCAGCTTTTCAGCCTGCGCGGCGGGAAGATCAGCCTTGCAGGCACGGCCTTCGACGCGGATGCGGATATCGATCTGGCGGCGAAACCTGTTGTGACAGCCAATATCAGGGCGGGCGACCTGAATATGGAATCTTTCACCGGTGGTCCTGATTCAGAAGCGTCTCAAGAGTCCACCGAGAGCGATTGGTCGAAAGATGTGATCGATGCAAGTGCGTTGGCGCTCTTTGATGGCACGATCACGGTGAGCGCGCAGTCGCTCTCAACCGGAACGCTGAACTTCGGGACATCGCGTATGACTATTGATGTCGACAATGCGCGCGCGGTCGCGACGCTTCAGCGACTGGATGGATATGATGGGGTCATCACGGGTCAGTTTGTGGCGAACAATCGCAATGGGCTTTCGGTCGGAGGCAAGGTCAACGTAGAAGGCATGGAGCTGAAAGAACTGCTAAATGACTTTGCCGAGATTGATCGTTTTACGGGTAAGGCAGACGCGCAGATCGGCTTTCTTGCATCAGGAAACTCACTGCATCGCATCATGAACTCCCTGCAAGGGGACGGGCAAATGACGGTTGGGCGCGGCACCATTGCTGGCATCGATCTCGATCAACTGTTCCGCGGCACACCGAGTGGTGGCACAACCGTCTTCGACAATATGGCGGCCTCTTGGATGATCTCAGAGGGCATATTAACCAACAATGATTTGCTGATGGACTTGCCAAATGTGCAGGCCAAAGGGGCCGGCACCGTTGGGCTTGGACCACAGAACATCGACTACACGTTCACGCCACAGATCAAAAACGACACAGATACCGGCCTTGCAATCCCTGTGCGCGTGAAAGGGCCATGGGCCGATCCTAAAATCTGGCCTGACTTGGAAGCAGTGGTGAACCAGAACTTCGAAGAAGAGAAGAAACAGCTGGAAGAGAAGGCCAAGCAGGCGGTTGCTGACAAGCTTGGGGTAACGGCGGAAGAGGGCCAATCACTCGAAGATGCCGCAAAAAAGAAATTGGAAGAAGAAGCGGGCAAGCAGCTGTTGAAACTCTTTGGTGGCAACTAA